The Candidatus Woesearchaeota archaeon genomic interval TTTTCAAATTTCTCAAGTTTATCATGTAATTCTTCCAGCTCAAATTGACGAATTTTTGCTTTAGGTGCATGCGTATCAATAGCTAAAAAATTAATATACTTATTAATCTCATCACTATTAGGTTTATGACCTAATCTTTTATTTACTTCATCAGTAGTCCATTTCTTCTTCAATAAATCACAAGCCATTCCAGAACGTAAATCTTTCCAAGTAACTTTTTCACCATTAGGAATACATTTTTGTTCTGTCTTTTTAACAAACCTATCCAGAAATTGTTTCGCATTACGATATTCAAAGGGAAATAAATAATCTTGCGCACCCAAATTACTTAATTTTTTATCAATTAAATTCACAGTTTCAGTATAATTAGTAAGTTCACTCCTAGGAGTCCTACTTCGTTTAAGAATTTCACGTTTTAAATTAACCCTATACTCAGGTTCTTTAGTATTAGAATTTTTTTGCAAATAAAAATCACATTTTTTCAATTTTAGCAATGCATTAATACTTTCTCCAATATCCCATGCCAACCACAGCAACAACCTATGATCAAGCTTTGATGCAGCACCTTCAATCAGCTTAAATTGTTTTTCAATTATGAATCTAACTTCTTTATTGCTTTTTTTAGTGTATTCTATAACTTGCTTGGCCAATTTCAATTTACCTGCAAGTTCAAATGGTTTACTTTTAAAAACTCTACTGTAATAAGTAGTATTCAAATTTTCATAAGGTTTTCCATCCTTTCTTAAAATTTTACCATCTTCTAAATCATCATACACAGTCTGAATATCCTCTTTAGTTAATTGTTTCCAAGCCTTATTCTTAAACCAAGTATTCACAATTCTAAACTTATGCACGTACCCAGAAAGAGTTTTAAACGTACTCGCATCTAAATTTCTCAATCCATTCATCCGTTTAAGTTTTTTTTCTTGCCAAACAAAAAACTCACCAAATAACTCACGATTACTTTTACAAATAGTCACATCACTCAATAATACTTTCTTACCATTCAAATACTGTTTTGCACGTTTTTCACGCTCTATCTCAATCTTATTCACTTAAATTAAAAAATATAACAAATATATAAACTTTCCGCCCAATAGGGTGTCAAATATATTCACCCTTGGCCGAGGGCGCTCATTTTCTATATCAACGTTTTACAAGCACCAAGAAGTTAATCCTAAATTTATACCTTTCATTCTCTTTTTGTAAAAAAATAAGACAAATAGAATTATAACCCGTCCAGTCTCACCTAGCTAGTGAACAAAATGGCAATAAATTTAGAACAAGAAATTTTGAAAACAAATGCAGAAAAAGTACTAGAACGAATTAGGAATTTTGGTCTAGAAATTATAGATCCAACTTATCGAGATTTTGATCCCGAAATAAGAAAGGCACATGATTATGGATTAGAACATGGAATTTTTGATAAAACTGATGTTGAAAATGCAAGAAGATTGTATGAAGCTAGAAAAAATGAGCCCAAATCTCCTCCTGATGATTACCGCCAAAGATTAATTTCAAGAGTAAATAATAGTGGCGGATGGAGTTGTGGCTCTGATGCTAGACAAAAACTTGAAAGATATGAAGAACGAAGACGAAAAGATATAGATGAAGGAAGTTGGTAATAATTTAATCTCAAAAAATTTAAAAAAAATCTCACTTAGTTAAATTTCTTAATTAACATCAAAATAATTTTTTGGAACTCTACATTTTTCAGCAACAACTGCACCATATTCAGACGTTAATTTATACTCACCAAACATGGGAAATTTCATAGAATCACCACGACTAAGATTTAATTCTTTACCCCCTATTTGAACAGTAACTCTTCCTTTTTCAACAAATAAGGTTGTTTTTCCTACACATATGTGCTCATAAGCCATATCCCCTTGAACATATATTAAAGAATGAATGTCATTTCCAAATAATGCATTAGTCAACCCAGTTTGAATTACTGCTGCAGTCCCAGTTCTTTGAGACATACCAACTAACATATCTTCAATAGACGGATCTTGTGATTCACAAGCTTCATAATCTTCTGCAATTAATGTATCAACCATATTCACCACGAAATAGTAACTAATTTATAAAGTTTTCGCTCTAAAATAAACAAATTTAGCACCACAAAATAAACCCCTCAAAAAACTAGAAAAAAATGTTAAATTATGTCAATCCCTTCAAACTATTAAATGCTTTAATTGCATCCCGTTCATGAACAATGAAAATAACCTCAGTCATTGTTGAAATATTTTCATAACAATTAATGCCATCCCAAAATAATTTACGAGTAACCTTCGCAATAATTCCTGGAGTGTACAAAAAATCTTTAGAAAAACTCATAGCTAAAGAAACAAGTTTTTTTTCAACATTAATTTTTTTATCTCCTTTAAGCAATTCTAAAATTTGTTCACGATATTTATCACTAACAACAATTGTTACTTCATAATTTCCCTGAATGATATTAAGAGTTTCGCCCTTGTCTTGATTCACAAAACCATATATTTCTTTTAACTTAGATAAAATTGAAGGCGATTTCACAAAAGTCATATCACACAGACCAGTCTTTAAAGTTATTTCAGCATCGAACTTAAATGGAACTTTAACACTCCCTAAAGTTTTAATTTTTTCTCTGTAACGCCTAAGTGCCATAACAATTGCCATATTCTTAACAGAACTCCCCAGCTCCCTTTCGATTTCAGGAGTTAAGTAATCTGCAAGATTAGGATAATTAACAATATCATTAGCTAAAGCTTCATACAATGTAGATCTAGATTCAATTATTTTTTTAACAATATGACTTACAGTAGGCATAAAAAACATAAAATAACAGAACTATATAAATTTTGTTATTATAATTACACAATGTTTTTATAAGAATTATTCAACTTTCATTACATGGAACAAAACTACATATTAACAAATATGGAAATTACCAACAACATCGCACAATTAAATACAGCTGCGACTAGATTTTTAAATGAAAATAATAGCGAAATCATACTCGGACCTGAATTCCATACACTAATCCAAAATGGCAACAGTTCAAACGAAGACACTCAACCAGAAGATCACTTTAAAAATTTATTAGCCAACATGAATATCACTGATACAGAATTTTTTAATCAACTAATACCCCAATTAAATCAAGTAAAAATAACACCTACAACAATACATGTAAATGAAGTTTTGATACCTAATGATTTCTTAATGGCAATTTTAACCGAACTAATTCCAGGCAATCAATATATCACCATAAAAACTGTTGATCAACTAAAAGAATTAACAAATCTAGATTTTTCTGAAGAACTACAACAAGTAATAGATACGTATCCAGTAAGATTATCCCTGCACGTCCTACGACAAATGAGATTCTCAAGCCACGTAACATATCAATACCTGCCATTCCTAGATGAGCTTAATCCGAATGGGTTAAAAAATACTTGGGTCGGACAATTTCACCAAGGACTATTAGAACAAATGTATCAAAATAGACCAATATTTGTTTTGAATATGACTTGCCCAGTATATTGTAGATTCTGTTTTAGAAAACACAAAGAATGTCGCAATCAAAAAAATCCAACATTAGAAGATGTAAAAAATGCAATAACCCACCTAAACAAAAATCCCCACATCAAAGAAGTAGTACTTACAGGAGGAGATCCATTCACAAATGCACAAGTACTAACATATGCAGTAGAAGAACTAAAAAAAATACCCCACATAAAAACATTAAGACTTGCAACAAGATCAATTGCATATTATCCACAATTATTCACAAACAACAATAATTTTTGGTTGGACTATTTAAAAAAATTATATCTTGATGATAAAAGAATAGAAATTGCAACACACTTCATACATCCCGACGAAGTTACAATTGAATCATTAAACATAATTTCAGAACTAACAAAAAATGGAATACGAGTTTATGTACAAACACCATTCCTAAAAGACTGTAACGATAATTACGATTCACTAACTAAATTATATCAAAGACTAAGAAGTGTTGGAACTGAAATACATTATGTTTACATTCCCTGCAGCCCAATTCAAGGAAATCGAAAATATTCAACAACATTTGCCGAAGGTTTAGATGTTGCTGCCAAACTTAGACCTCAAACCTCTGATAGATCAATGCCGCACATATGTACTGCTACAACAATTGGGAAAATTGATTGGAATACTAGTGGCTGGGCTATCGAACAAGCAGATGAAAATAATATATGGATAAGAACTCCCTACACCGAAGAATATTTTAAACAATTCAGTTCCGAATTTGAAAAACCCTCAGACACAAGAATAAATGAAGATGGAACATTGGATGTTAAATATTTAGGACAAATTGGAGATCCCAATTTATTTAATGTTAATTGCGGTTTGAGAATAAAAAGTAATTATGGTCTTGTTGAGGGAATCAACTTAGAACAAGCTCGAGAAAAAATATTTAAAAATCCTGAATGTTTAACACAACCAGAAAATACAACTGTTGCAGGAATTACTCGAGCACACAAAACAAGAGTTGAACTAAACTTAAATAAAATTGAAAACGAACTTTTAATAAAATATTTGAACGAAAATTGCGATGTTACAGATTTAGTTTTTTACTCAACAAATAATTTGATAGAACAAATCGAAAAAATTGAAAATATTTTATTAAATTCAAAATTACCAAACAATGTTAACCACATTAGATTAAGAAGCATCCAATTTAGCCAACATCCTGACGAATACACTGAAGAAAATATTCAAAAACTAGCCAGAATCAATAGAATTGATTTACGCAATCCATTAAAATTAGAAATTGAAACAGTTTTTTTGCACTCATCAGAATTTAATAAAACACACGAACTGATTTCAAATAAATTACGAAAAAATGGAATAACTGTTTATGCGAATGTTCCTTTAATTATGTCAGTTAATGCCACTCCTGATGAAATATTAAACATCTCATACAAGCTTAGAGAAACAGGAATAGAATTTCACCAAATATATATTGAAGGATTACCAATCAATAAAGAACTTAATCAAGTTCCCATTGAAGCTTCAAGAATAATTCAAATTGCAAGCAACTTAAGAAGATTTGAAAGTGGAAGAGAAATTCCATTTTATATCATTTCAACAGATCAAGGAGAAGTGGATTTTTCATTAAATACCCAACCATTGTTTGAAAATAAACAATTTAAAGGATTAAGATTGCTCCCTTACAATACAGACTTAAATGATACAAATATTACCTGGAACTAATAATCGCCAAAAAGCTGTCGAGCTTAAAACGAGGAGGTAAAAAAAATGACACAAACAAATACAGACGGTGGTTTAGCCAAGCGTTCGCCCATCGAAACTAACTACTGATTTAACTAATTCTAATGCAGGAAGCATAGGTAGTGTTGAGATAAGTTATGATGAACTTAACCAAAGAGTAAAAGGTTGGAGTTTATCTGATGAAACCATAAGAATTGTTAGAACAGAAAATGATGTTTTAGCCACACTTTATGATTTTACACTTGCAAATTTCTTAGCACAAAAAAAAGGTGCTACTAGAACAACAATGAGAACAGTATTGGCAGATTCTGATCTGACGCATTTGTTTACCCCATTAGTTGAAGCAACAGTCCCCATAGCAACTGGACAACATATAGCATATTTAGGACAAAACGGCACAAAAAGAT includes:
- a CDS encoding radical SAM protein; the protein is MEQNYILTNMEITNNIAQLNTAATRFLNENNSEIILGPEFHTLIQNGNSSNEDTQPEDHFKNLLANMNITDTEFFNQLIPQLNQVKITPTTIHVNEVLIPNDFLMAILTELIPGNQYITIKTVDQLKELTNLDFSEELQQVIDTYPVRLSLHVLRQMRFSSHVTYQYLPFLDELNPNGLKNTWVGQFHQGLLEQMYQNRPIFVLNMTCPVYCRFCFRKHKECRNQKNPTLEDVKNAITHLNKNPHIKEVVLTGGDPFTNAQVLTYAVEELKKIPHIKTLRLATRSIAYYPQLFTNNNNFWLDYLKKLYLDDKRIEIATHFIHPDEVTIESLNIISELTKNGIRVYVQTPFLKDCNDNYDSLTKLYQRLRSVGTEIHYVYIPCSPIQGNRKYSTTFAEGLDVAAKLRPQTSDRSMPHICTATTIGKIDWNTSGWAIEQADENNIWIRTPYTEEYFKQFSSEFEKPSDTRINEDGTLDVKYLGQIGDPNLFNVNCGLRIKSNYGLVEGINLEQAREKIFKNPECLTQPENTTVAGITRAHKTRVELNLNKIENELLIKYLNENCDVTDLVFYSTNNLIEQIEKIENILLNSKLPNNVNHIRLRSIQFSQHPDEYTEENIQKLARINRIDLRNPLKLEIETVFLHSSEFNKTHELISNKLRKNGITVYANVPLIMSVNATPDEILNISYKLRETGIEFHQIYIEGLPINKELNQVPIEASRIIQIASNLRRFESGREIPFYIISTDQGEVDFSLNTQPLFENKQFKGLRLLPYNTDLNDTNITWN